ACAACAGTAACGACCTTAAGATGGAGATAGAAAATATCATCAAGAACCTTCAACAAAATGGGTACCACTTAAGTTGAAAACAACAATGAAGAAAGCAGCGGTAACAAAACGAAGAGAACCACAAGAGCCAGAGGAATCCTCAGAATTTTTAACGATCCCGTACAACAAGAGAAAATCAGGATAATCGCTTAGAAGTTCAACGTGAAAACTTCCTTTACGTCTAATACAACCATATACGAGGTTTAGGGTCGAAGACCAAACAGAAAGCCTAGTGGACACCAAAACCTGTATAAGTATATCAAATACCATGTGAAAGCAGAGACTCATACATTGGCGAGACAAAACGACCCTTGGAAGTTAGAAAAAGGGAGTACCAAAAGTGGACCCAAACAGGAGAAGCTTCCAGATTAGGAATTGCAGAACACGCTTGGCCCAATATACATTGGGCAGAAGCAAGAATTCTATGTAAGGAACAACAccggaaaaaaaagaaaatttcttgaAGCAACGAATCTTCAGCCAGCCCAGTGTTGAAATTCTTAACATTTGGAGACCTCTACTGTCAGGACTCTGCACTACTCATAACTACTCAAATCATTGTATATAAGGCCGTAGAATAGTAGTTATGTTGTTAGTTTACACTTCATAACGTGTAACACCTTCAATGAGGAAATTGTGAATCCCAGATAAGATGAAGGTCAAGGAAAAGACTGCCAAGGAATCAAGAAAACAGGATTTTTAGTACTATCAGTTATCCTAAATAAGAAACATACTATATTGTGAAATATCTATGGACATTCCAGGAATGTTTGGAAATAATCTGtcttaaaaacttatataaCTTGCACATGTTGCAACACGTTCTTGTACATGTTGCATGTTTAATCTTAATTCTGTAGATTTGTAATTACctaataaatatgatttttttaattgttgctaAAGCTATACAGGTTGTGGAATTGAAGATTACGCATTGTCGAAAGTCATAATTGCAACGTCGCTTCCTCTCTCGTCGATGATAGCGGCCGTCTCCGGTCGTTGGATAGGTattgttagtttttatattttaacaaaaagaaTAACGATATAATACATAGAGGTATGCCTCGTTAACCTCGTTGAATTTCAAAgcgcatttatttttttcttagcttaTTTCAGCTGTTTATACTCCTTACTTTAAATGGTAATAAGAAGGcgattcggcagtacaatgtaaggatttgttttcaattagATTTCAAAATAGACCGAGtccttgcaaaaaaaaattaaatgtggttttaaattttgtgttataAATGCCACACTAAAGTGCACGAACCTTTTAGCAAAAAGGTCGAGGAGTAATAACGACTGGAAGAAATGttttctagtgaccttgaagtccatacaataataatatgtaGAAATATTGCAGAGGAACTGGGTATGGACCACAAAACTGTTAccaacatttgaaaaaaaaaacaaataattaaaatattccaaaacgtAGGACTAGTGGCTAagatggaattttgtgaaatcGCGGTGGAAAGACAAACGACAacgaaattttaacaaaatattcacaaaaagtGCATGCGTGCGCTTATTTCGCTTTTAAGCATCTCTCTTTGCATAATACTcgattctccaacctgtatattacatgtatatgaaaaattaaatttacatctATATATAGAAAATGTTAACTTCAACCAAAACTGCTCTAACTACCCAAAGCTTTAATCCAGATTCATATTTTTATCCCGAATTCCAGTATAGTATATATACcgatatcaaaaaattatagatatagTTTCAGAAAAGTTATTATTTCgggaaaacattttaaaaaattatgaaaatacctTCAGTCTATTCAGACAATAATATCAAACATTCCCCTCAACGTTATAGGAATATTGAAACATTGGTGGTATATTACCTAACTAATATATTGCGCTATTGTAGATTGTAGGGTCTTTAACAAAAATCTTCAGCATCCTTACCaacaaaattactaaaagcgTCTTCACTGTTTTCACTTTTACTATTTCCATTATTGTCTTCCTCAATGCTTTCTTCATAATCGTCATCATGCGTAGTATGCAGCACAGCATTCAAAAGCTCCAAACCGTCCAACTTTGAATTTTTATCGCTATCATGCAGCAGAAAATAGTACAGTTCTATTTCCGCTTCCGTTAGCTTAGATAAGTCAATTTTGGGCGCCTCCTCCTCTAAATGTTCCTTAAATAATAgtcataatatataaaattgaaagaTTACTTATATACTAAAATATAGCTTATACTTGCTTTAAGATGTTCTTTATCTTGCAACAGTTCAAGATCCTGAGTtagtttttcgattttttttccgGGGGTATAGTGAACATGTCTTTTCACCACTTTAGCTCCTCTGGGATGGTGAGGACCTCGGGCCAACACATTTGGCACCAACAGATAAATTAGAagtatgtttaaataattggtGTTCATTTGTGATactaaaatggcaaaatacACTTAAATGCAGACTGGGTTAGaaaagattaaatattaataataagtaagtCGAAACTATAACAGGTGCCCGGGTACTCCCATTACCATTATCATCCCCCTTCATACATATAAATAATCAGATGGCAAATTGAAATACGCGTATCTTAAAAGTCTCAAAGCACTTGTGTCCGACACCCATGCGAGACCATATGGACCTGTACGCCCCCTTTTCAGTAACTATAGATGTTATCTGACGCT
The genomic region above belongs to Anthonomus grandis grandis chromosome 6, icAntGran1.3, whole genome shotgun sequence and contains:
- the LOC126737726 gene encoding multiple coagulation factor deficiency protein 2 homolog; this translates as MNTNYLNILLIYLLVPNVLARGPHHPRGAKVVKRHVHYTPGKKIEKLTQDLELLQDKEHLKEHLEEEAPKIDLSKLTEAEIELYYFLLHDSDKNSKLDGLELLNAVLHTTHDDDYEESIEEDNNGNSKSENSEDAFSNFVGLVDQVLKEDDRNQDGYLDYAEYVEGRKKADQGLDERPNLKIT